One genomic region from Candidatus Binatia bacterium encodes:
- a CDS encoding 2-hydroxyacyl-CoA dehydratase family protein, translating to MVPAALAEIVGRGNRDGARLFREWFEDLGRAAVDGRGGAYVFVMGSLGELLRVFDLPLVFPEINSLQTAVRHVAQEYLNEAEDLGYSSDLCGYVKADVATQRRGGELPMGRIPPPKIAVLTNACNTYVKWAEIWERMYGMPCYVLDVPGTRADGAQTWRGDRDFENDRRYVAAQIRELIALLEQVTGKKFDIDRLRESLQNANRLGRGWKRVLELNRSRPSLFNALSDGTIYLGVCNGFRGAPEGATYFEQLVEEMELKQREGIGTLVDERFRLVFVGVPCYPIFRRFTELFTEHGGTFVNSTYLWFASGGANRAFEYDPRDPVESLAEGLLVSVRDAMDSMFYPTTALAEMVDTYAVDGVVFHPIKSCRTVSTGLADNRRALMERRDVATLFVESDMMDQRVVSEAQLKNRIDAFFEGLVSRRLAPAGGAGAGR from the coding sequence ATGGTGCCTGCCGCGCTGGCCGAAATCGTGGGACGGGGGAATCGCGACGGGGCGCGCCTCTTCCGCGAGTGGTTCGAGGACCTGGGCCGCGCCGCGGTCGACGGACGGGGCGGCGCGTACGTGTTCGTCATGGGGAGCCTGGGCGAGCTGCTTCGGGTCTTCGACCTGCCGCTCGTGTTCCCCGAGATCAACTCGCTCCAGACCGCCGTGCGCCACGTGGCGCAGGAGTACCTGAACGAGGCCGAGGACCTGGGCTACTCCTCGGACCTGTGCGGCTACGTGAAGGCCGACGTGGCGACGCAGCGCCGCGGCGGCGAGCTGCCGATGGGCCGGATCCCGCCGCCCAAGATCGCGGTGCTCACGAACGCCTGCAACACCTACGTGAAGTGGGCCGAGATCTGGGAGCGGATGTACGGGATGCCCTGCTACGTGCTCGACGTGCCGGGGACGCGCGCCGACGGCGCCCAGACCTGGCGCGGAGACCGCGATTTCGAGAACGACCGCCGCTACGTCGCGGCGCAGATCCGCGAGCTGATCGCCCTGCTGGAGCAGGTGACCGGGAAGAAGTTCGACATCGACCGCCTCCGGGAGTCGCTCCAGAACGCAAACCGCCTGGGACGGGGCTGGAAGCGGGTGCTGGAGCTGAACCGAAGCCGCCCCTCGCTCTTCAACGCACTCTCGGACGGCACCATCTACCTCGGCGTGTGCAACGGATTCCGCGGCGCGCCCGAGGGCGCCACCTATTTCGAGCAGCTGGTGGAGGAGATGGAGCTGAAGCAGCGGGAGGGGATCGGGACCCTGGTCGACGAGCGCTTCCGCCTCGTGTTCGTGGGCGTGCCCTGCTATCCGATCTTCCGGCGGTTCACCGAGCTCTTCACCGAGCACGGCGGCACGTTCGTCAACTCCACCTACCTCTGGTTCGCCTCCGGGGGCGCCAATCGCGCGTTCGAGTACGATCCGAGGGATCCGGTCGAGAGCCTGGCCGAGGGGCTCCTCGTGAGCGTGCGGGACGCGATGGACAGCATGTTCTACCCGACGACCGCGCTGGCCGAGATGGTCGACACCTACGCGGTCGACGGCGTCGTGTTCCACCCGATCAAGAGCTGCCGCACCGTCTCGACGGGGCTGGCCGACAACCGCCGCGCCCTCATGGAGCGGCGGGACGTGGCGACCCTGTTCGTGGAGTCGGACATGATGGATCAGCGCGTCGTCTCCGAGGCGCAGCTCAAGAACCGGATCGACGCGTTCTTCGAGGGACTGGTGTCGCGCCGCCTGGCCCCGGCCGGCGGCGCCGGAGCGGGGAGGTAG
- a CDS encoding 2-hydroxyacyl-CoA dehydratase produces the protein MSAGPARAASSGARAAATPVFPEWKGHDLEGMLSACQDLVEDVSFPTVRRWREGGGRVVGHFQVYFPEEIANAAGLLPFKVRGAPIEAGHAESRFGSYLCSIIKTSLELALTQVVTLELFVTHPICDAARNLAAVWGRNFAYPCQILYLPQNAASPSAAPYLRGEYDRLRRAIEAVAERKVRDEDLRRSIGVFNENRRLLRGLYAIRRERPWLVAAHEAYALTAVGGLVPREEHNEVLRAVLPRLESRPARAQDRIRVVFEGGFCEQPPLDLIRAVGRSCYVVDDDLLIGLRWILEDVRAGEDPLADLAAAYLDRSSYSPVQHDPRKPKERMLLERVERSGARAVIIAAAKMCEPGLEEQVAYVQALDAARLPYFVTEFEENMTSFEQIEIQLETFVENLLFD, from the coding sequence ATGAGCGCCGGTCCCGCCCGCGCGGCATCGAGCGGAGCGCGCGCGGCCGCGACCCCGGTCTTCCCCGAGTGGAAGGGGCACGACCTCGAAGGGATGCTCTCGGCCTGTCAGGACCTGGTCGAGGACGTCTCCTTCCCGACGGTGCGCCGCTGGCGCGAGGGGGGCGGCCGCGTGGTCGGTCACTTCCAGGTCTACTTCCCGGAGGAGATCGCGAACGCCGCGGGACTCCTCCCGTTCAAGGTGCGCGGCGCGCCGATCGAGGCGGGGCACGCCGAGTCGCGGTTCGGCTCCTATCTCTGCTCCATCATCAAGACCTCGCTCGAGCTGGCGCTCACCCAGGTCGTGACGCTGGAGCTGTTCGTGACCCATCCGATCTGCGACGCCGCGCGAAACCTGGCGGCGGTCTGGGGGCGCAATTTCGCCTACCCCTGCCAGATCCTCTACCTGCCCCAGAACGCGGCTTCGCCGAGCGCCGCGCCCTACCTGCGCGGCGAGTACGACCGCCTGCGCCGCGCGATCGAGGCGGTCGCCGAGCGCAAGGTTCGCGACGAGGATCTCCGCCGCTCCATCGGCGTCTTCAACGAGAACCGGAGGCTCCTGCGCGGCCTCTATGCGATCCGCCGCGAGCGTCCCTGGCTGGTGGCCGCGCACGAAGCGTACGCGCTCACGGCGGTGGGCGGGCTGGTCCCGCGCGAGGAGCACAACGAGGTGCTCCGCGCCGTGCTGCCACGATTGGAGTCGCGTCCGGCGCGCGCGCAGGACCGGATCCGGGTCGTCTTCGAGGGAGGGTTCTGCGAGCAGCCGCCGCTCGACCTGATCCGCGCCGTCGGCCGCTCCTGCTACGTCGTGGACGACGATCTGCTGATCGGCCTCCGCTGGATCCTGGAGGACGTGCGGGCCGGCGAGGACCCTTTGGCCGACCTGGCCGCGGCCTACCTCGACCGGTCCAGCTACAGCCCGGTGCAGCACGACCCTCGAAAGCCCAAGGAGCGGATGCTCCTCGAGCGCGTGGAGCGCTCGGGCGCCCGCGCGGTCATCATCGCCGCGGCCAAGATGTGCGAGCCGGGGCTGGAGGAGCAGGTCGCGTACGTGCAGGCGCTGGACGCCGCCCGCCTCCCCTACTTCGTCACGGAGTTCGAGGAGAACATGACCTCCTTCGAGCAGATCGAGATCCAGCTGGAGACCTTCGTCGAGAACCTCCTCTTCGACTAG
- a CDS encoding enoyl-CoA hydratase/isomerase family protein: MNVRMEVDAGIATLTLDHPPLNVLTRAVLRELREASLRLRDEPGVRAVVLAATGRHFSAGADVGEHLPPSFRDLIPEMVGTVEAIASLPVPVIAAVRGRCLGGGFELVQAADIVVAGEGASFGQPEILLGVTAPIACALLPRRGPYGHAAEILFTGDAIAARRAAEAGLVQRVVPDDAVEAEARSLAERCARHSAAALRLTKRTLRAAVGRTRPDALQAAAAIYVEEVMETRDALEGLRAFTEKRTPAWEHR, encoded by the coding sequence ATGAACGTTCGGATGGAAGTGGACGCGGGCATCGCGACCCTCACGCTCGATCACCCGCCGCTCAACGTGCTGACGCGCGCGGTCCTTCGCGAGCTGCGCGAGGCCTCGCTCCGGCTCCGCGACGAGCCGGGCGTACGGGCCGTGGTCCTCGCTGCGACCGGCAGGCACTTCTCGGCGGGCGCGGACGTCGGAGAGCACCTGCCGCCGTCCTTCCGCGACCTGATTCCCGAGATGGTGGGCACGGTCGAAGCGATCGCTTCGCTTCCGGTCCCCGTGATCGCGGCCGTGCGCGGCCGCTGCCTCGGGGGCGGGTTCGAGCTGGTCCAGGCGGCGGACATCGTCGTGGCCGGCGAGGGCGCCTCCTTCGGCCAGCCGGAGATCCTGCTCGGCGTCACCGCGCCGATCGCCTGCGCCCTCCTCCCGCGACGCGGCCCCTACGGCCACGCGGCCGAGATCCTCTTCACCGGCGACGCCATTGCCGCCCGGCGCGCCGCCGAGGCGGGGCTGGTCCAGCGCGTCGTCCCCGACGACGCCGTCGAGGCCGAGGCGCGCTCGCTGGCGGAGCGCTGCGCCCGCCACAGCGCCGCCGCACTCCGGCTCACCAAGCGCACGCTCCGCGCGGCGGTCGGCCGCACGAGGCCCGATGCGCTCCAGGCCGCGGCTGCGATCTACGTCGAGGAGGTCATGGAGACGCGCGACGCGCTGGAGGGGCTGCGCGCCTTCACCGAGAAGCGGACGCCCGCGTGGGAGCACCGATGA